A stretch of the Mycobacterium sp. ITM-2016-00317 genome encodes the following:
- a CDS encoding UdgX family uracil-DNA binding protein (This protein belongs to the uracil DNA glycosylase superfamily, members of which act in excision repair of DNA. However, it belongs more specifically to UdgX branch, whose founding member was found to bind uracil in DNA (where it does not belong), without cleaving it, appears to promote DNA repair by a pathway involving RecA, rather than base excision.), with protein sequence MKTSGADQFVPESRDLAGLAAAAQSCRGCSLYANASRAVFGSGPGDARMMMIGEQPGDREDLAGEPFVGPAGRLLDKALDEAGLSRAPVYLTNAVKHFKFAPPERGTRRIHKTPSRTEVVACRPWLFAELEAVEPAVVVLLGATAAKSLLGNSFRLTAHRGEVLELPPDTVPNGVRDAKAVATVHPSAVLRGRSQDREESFRSLVADLRFAGALLDG encoded by the coding sequence ATGAAGACCTCAGGTGCCGACCAGTTCGTTCCGGAAAGCCGCGATCTCGCCGGGCTGGCCGCCGCCGCGCAGTCCTGCCGTGGTTGCAGCCTGTACGCCAACGCCAGCCGCGCCGTCTTCGGCAGCGGTCCCGGTGACGCCCGCATGATGATGATCGGCGAGCAGCCCGGCGACCGCGAAGACCTCGCCGGTGAACCGTTCGTCGGACCCGCGGGCCGCTTGCTCGACAAGGCTTTGGACGAAGCGGGTCTGAGCCGTGCTCCGGTCTATCTGACCAATGCGGTCAAGCACTTCAAATTCGCCCCGCCCGAGCGCGGGACCCGCCGTATCCACAAGACGCCCAGCCGCACGGAGGTGGTCGCGTGCCGGCCGTGGCTGTTCGCGGAACTGGAGGCCGTGGAGCCCGCCGTGGTGGTGCTGCTGGGAGCCACCGCCGCCAAATCTCTGCTCGGCAACTCGTTTCGTCTCACCGCGCACCGCGGCGAGGTCCTTGAACTGCCACCCGACACCGTCCCGAACGGTGTGCGTGATGCGAAAGCGGTGGCGACCGTGCACCCTTCGGCGGTGCTGCGTGGGCGCTCCCAGGACCGTGAGGAGTCGTTCCGGTCGCTGGTGGCCGATCTGCGGTTCGCCGGTGCGCTTCTGGACGGGTGA
- a CDS encoding PfkB family carbohydrate kinase, with protein MTAGPLVVVGDAMLDLDIEGAATRLSPEAPVPVVDVERSWQRPGGAGLAAQLAARTRDDVVLIAGIAEDGAARQLSDLLRSAGVHLIALPMRGDTVTKTRVRARGQSVLRIDRGAATPVPGPLPGHAVQVLARAQAICVADYGGGVAALLAVREALGVAARRVPVVWDPHPRGASPTSGCRLVTPNEAEAQHFCGGHGSAGVILRERWNAEAVCVTLGARGARVFGADGRTTHIGAPALTGAGPVGDACGAGDRFAVAATAAMADGADPVAAVTEAVTAAARFVAAGGAAAVSSPVPPEVRSHTDDHGVTDAVALTERLRAAGRTVVATGGCFDLLHTGHIRLLRTARQLGDALVVLINADDSVRALKGPDRPVMAAADRARVLAALACVDAVAVFDEPTPERLLADIRPDIWVKGGDYTADALPEAGVVRAHGGDVVIVPTVAGYSSSALIAAARSGPSQER; from the coding sequence ATGACCGCCGGACCGCTGGTCGTCGTCGGAGACGCGATGCTGGACCTCGACATCGAAGGCGCCGCGACCCGGCTGAGCCCCGAAGCCCCGGTCCCGGTGGTCGACGTCGAGCGCAGCTGGCAGCGCCCCGGCGGCGCCGGGCTGGCAGCGCAGCTGGCGGCACGCACCCGCGACGACGTCGTACTGATTGCCGGTATCGCCGAAGATGGCGCCGCCCGACAGCTCTCAGATCTTCTCCGGTCCGCGGGGGTGCACCTGATCGCGTTGCCGATGCGTGGCGACACCGTCACCAAGACCCGGGTCAGGGCGCGCGGGCAATCCGTGTTGCGCATCGACCGAGGTGCGGCCACGCCGGTCCCGGGTCCGCTTCCCGGGCATGCGGTGCAGGTGCTGGCCCGGGCGCAGGCGATCTGCGTGGCTGACTACGGCGGCGGGGTGGCGGCGCTGCTGGCGGTCCGCGAGGCGCTCGGTGTCGCGGCCCGCCGCGTGCCCGTGGTGTGGGATCCGCACCCGCGCGGGGCTTCGCCCACGTCGGGTTGTCGTCTGGTGACCCCGAACGAGGCGGAGGCGCAACACTTCTGCGGTGGCCACGGCAGCGCCGGGGTGATACTGCGGGAACGATGGAACGCCGAAGCGGTGTGTGTGACGCTCGGCGCCCGAGGCGCCCGGGTCTTCGGCGCCGACGGCAGAACGACCCACATCGGTGCACCGGCCCTGACCGGCGCCGGGCCGGTAGGCGACGCGTGTGGTGCCGGCGACCGGTTCGCCGTGGCGGCAACCGCCGCAATGGCCGACGGCGCGGATCCGGTGGCCGCCGTCACCGAAGCCGTCACCGCCGCAGCGCGATTCGTCGCGGCGGGCGGGGCTGCGGCGGTGTCCTCGCCGGTACCGCCCGAGGTCCGGTCCCACACCGACGACCACGGCGTCACCGACGCGGTCGCCCTGACCGAGCGGCTGCGCGCCGCGGGCCGCACCGTGGTCGCCACCGGCGGGTGTTTCGACCTGCTGCACACCGGCCACATCCGATTGCTGCGCACTGCACGGCAACTGGGCGACGCGTTGGTCGTGTTGATCAACGCCGACGATTCGGTGCGGGCGCTGAAAGGTCCCGACCGGCCGGTGATGGCGGCCGCAGACCGGGCGAGGGTGCTGGCCGCGCTGGCATGCGTGGACGCCGTGGCGGTATTCGACGAACCCACCCCGGAGCGGCTGCTGGCCGACATCCGGCCCGACATCTGGGTCAAGGGCGGTGACTACACCGCGGACGCGCTACCCGAAGCCGGCGTCGTGCGGGCCCACGGCGGCGACGTCGTCATCGTGCCGACGGTGGCCGGCTACTCCTCCTCCGCCCTGATCGCCGCGGCGCGGTCCGGGCCCTCCCAAGAAAGGTGA
- a CDS encoding helix-turn-helix transcriptional regulator — protein sequence MPLPTETFPETLRTVLAYIDANAGRGISIADLAAKAFATPRTIQYLFRRHLGTTPSAHLRRVRLAKARQELILADRSTTTVTATATRWGFGHTGRFAVLYREVYGESPHQTLARRGARSGDRGVVGVEHPVAKAGQ from the coding sequence GTGCCGCTGCCGACGGAGACCTTCCCGGAGACGTTGCGCACGGTGCTGGCCTATATCGACGCCAACGCCGGGCGCGGCATCTCCATCGCTGATCTGGCCGCGAAGGCGTTCGCCACCCCGCGAACCATCCAGTACCTGTTCCGGCGCCACCTCGGGACCACTCCCTCGGCCCACCTCCGCCGGGTGCGGTTGGCCAAGGCACGCCAGGAACTGATCCTCGCCGACCGCTCGACGACGACGGTCACCGCAACCGCGACGCGCTGGGGGTTCGGGCACACGGGACGGTTCGCCGTGCTCTACCGCGAGGTGTACGGCGAGAGCCCGCACCAGACCTTGGCGCGCCGAGGCGCGCGGTCAGGCGATCGCGGTGTCGTCGGAGTCGAGCATCCCGTTGCGAAGGCGGGTCAGTGA
- a CDS encoding SigB/SigF/SigG family RNA polymerase sigma factor, with translation MSASDGLDLAWVAAAFDRLSLLPDDAAEHARLRNEIIRNCLPLADRIARRYDRRGEAHEDLVQVARVGLINAVNRFDPAAGNEFLSFAVPTMLGEVKRYFRDCGWAVNVPRRLKDLYPALGQATAELTQRLGRSPNSAELAELLAVDRMDVVEALTAAAGFKTRSIDSGPTREDGSAAMIDRLGSPDRDIGFIDECDALRAQLASLPAREYRIVIMRFFESLTQSEIAARMGISQMHVSRLLTQSLTRLRNGMLDSDDTAIA, from the coding sequence ATGAGTGCGTCCGACGGGCTCGACCTCGCTTGGGTCGCCGCGGCCTTCGACAGGCTGTCGTTGCTGCCGGACGACGCCGCCGAGCATGCCAGGCTTCGCAACGAGATCATCCGCAACTGCCTTCCGCTGGCCGACCGGATCGCCCGGCGGTATGACCGCAGAGGGGAAGCGCACGAGGACCTGGTCCAGGTGGCGCGGGTCGGGTTGATCAACGCGGTCAACCGGTTCGACCCCGCTGCGGGGAACGAGTTCCTGTCCTTCGCGGTTCCCACCATGCTCGGCGAGGTCAAGCGGTACTTCCGGGACTGCGGCTGGGCCGTGAACGTGCCCCGTCGGCTCAAGGACCTCTATCCGGCGCTGGGGCAGGCCACGGCGGAGCTGACGCAGCGACTCGGCCGCTCCCCGAATTCGGCGGAGCTGGCCGAACTGCTGGCGGTGGACCGGATGGACGTCGTCGAGGCGCTGACCGCCGCGGCCGGATTCAAGACACGGTCGATCGATTCCGGTCCCACGCGCGAGGATGGGAGTGCCGCGATGATCGACCGATTGGGGAGCCCGGACCGGGATATCGGGTTCATCGACGAGTGCGATGCGCTGCGCGCCCAGTTGGCGTCGCTGCCCGCGCGCGAGTACCGGATCGTCATCATGCGGTTTTTCGAATCGTTGACACAGTCGGAGATCGCGGCGCGCATGGGAATCTCACAGATGCACGTGTCGCGGCTGCTGACGCAGTCACTGACCCGCCTTCGCAACGGGATGCTCGACTCCGACGACACCGCGATCGCCTGA
- the phoU gene encoding phosphate signaling complex protein PhoU has protein sequence MRDEFHRALEALTEDLADMCGRASAIMGVSSVALLNGDPATAERVAFELKRLTRLGSAVHDRAYSMLALQAPVARDLRAVVAALYIAADADRMGGLASNVARTARRRHPDRAVPDDIADLFSEMASLAVELADLAQATVRGRDPELACRVCDGDERMNALHRQLFARLMEPQWQHGPTVAADLVLVGRFYERFADHAVEIARRVHFEVTGHQLLRGGDEHQNPSGHPLPR, from the coding sequence ATGCGCGATGAGTTCCATCGGGCCCTTGAGGCCCTCACCGAGGATCTGGCCGACATGTGCGGGCGCGCCTCGGCGATCATGGGTGTCTCGTCGGTCGCACTACTCAACGGCGACCCGGCGACCGCCGAGCGCGTCGCCTTCGAATTGAAACGGCTCACCCGGCTCGGCTCCGCGGTACACGACCGCGCGTACAGCATGCTCGCGCTGCAGGCGCCCGTCGCGCGCGATCTGCGCGCCGTCGTCGCCGCGCTCTACATCGCCGCGGACGCCGACCGGATGGGCGGGTTGGCCTCGAACGTGGCACGCACTGCGCGGCGCAGGCACCCCGACCGGGCCGTGCCGGACGACATCGCCGATCTCTTCTCCGAGATGGCTTCGCTCGCCGTGGAACTGGCCGATCTGGCCCAAGCCACCGTCCGGGGTCGTGACCCGGAGCTGGCGTGCAGGGTCTGTGACGGTGACGAGCGGATGAACGCTCTGCACCGCCAGCTGTTCGCCCGGCTGATGGAGCCGCAGTGGCAGCACGGGCCGACGGTGGCGGCGGACCTCGTACTTGTGGGTCGCTTCTACGAGCGCTTCGCCGATCATGCGGTCGAGATCGCCCGACGTGTCCATTTCGAGGTCACCGGCCACCAACTCCTCCGCGGCGGTGACGAGCATCAGAATCCATCCGGGCACCCGCTGCCCAGGTAA
- a CDS encoding UDP-glucose/GDP-mannose dehydrogenase family protein yields the protein MNSDMRVGVVGTGYVGLTTAVCLSGHRGADTVAVDIDRMKVDRLSAGVAVLDEPGLARLLTTGTDTGTLRFSTDFAALADRDVVFVCVPTPQGNDGASDLRALDDAVGRLAGVLRPGAVIAVKSTVPVGTTRRFAWRLAFARIGVVSSPEFLREGHAVADFVHPDRIVVGALADRDADQVCAAYGDIGPLLRMSPESAELAKYASNAFLAVKLSYANSIASLCARLGADIGDVIACMGADDRIGPSFLQPGPGWGGSCLPKDTAALVHTARSHDVLLGEVEAARVTNAAQTRRIGNALREALGSGLTGTRITALGLTFKAATSDTRDSPALAVCAHLAAEGAVVSGYDPRLPAIDPDQLERARVTAVDDPYRAAKSADAIVVLTEWPEFGDLDWSAIADHAPGAVVVDTRRLLDPGAVRSAGLGYLGSGCPDGF from the coding sequence ATGAACAGCGACATGCGTGTCGGGGTCGTCGGCACCGGCTACGTCGGATTGACCACCGCGGTCTGCCTTTCCGGCCACCGGGGCGCCGACACCGTCGCCGTCGACATCGACCGGATGAAGGTGGACCGGCTCAGCGCCGGCGTCGCCGTACTGGACGAGCCTGGCCTGGCGCGACTACTCACCACCGGCACCGACACCGGGACGCTGCGGTTCTCCACCGACTTCGCGGCGCTGGCCGACCGCGACGTGGTGTTCGTCTGCGTGCCGACCCCGCAGGGCAACGACGGCGCATCCGATCTGCGGGCGCTCGACGACGCGGTCGGCCGTCTCGCCGGTGTACTGCGACCGGGTGCGGTGATCGCGGTGAAATCCACTGTCCCGGTGGGTACCACCCGGCGGTTCGCTTGGCGGCTGGCATTCGCCCGGATCGGTGTGGTGTCCAGCCCGGAGTTCCTCCGGGAAGGCCATGCGGTCGCCGATTTCGTGCACCCCGACCGCATCGTGGTGGGCGCACTCGCCGACCGCGACGCCGACCAGGTGTGTGCCGCCTACGGGGACATCGGACCGCTGCTGCGGATGAGCCCGGAGAGCGCGGAGTTGGCCAAATACGCCAGCAATGCGTTCCTGGCGGTGAAGCTGTCCTACGCGAACTCGATCGCGTCGTTGTGCGCGCGACTGGGGGCCGACATCGGTGACGTGATCGCCTGCATGGGCGCCGACGACAGGATCGGCCCGTCGTTTCTGCAACCGGGACCGGGATGGGGCGGGTCCTGCCTGCCGAAGGACACCGCAGCACTGGTGCACACCGCGCGTTCCCACGACGTGCTGCTCGGTGAGGTGGAAGCGGCCCGGGTCACCAACGCCGCGCAGACGCGACGCATCGGCAATGCGCTGCGCGAAGCGTTGGGCAGCGGTCTCACGGGCACCCGGATCACCGCATTGGGACTCACCTTCAAGGCGGCCACCAGTGACACCAGGGATTCCCCTGCGCTCGCGGTGTGCGCCCATCTGGCGGCCGAGGGTGCGGTGGTGAGCGGCTACGATCCGCGCCTGCCCGCCATCGATCCGGATCAGCTGGAGCGGGCGCGGGTGACCGCCGTCGACGACCCGTACCGTGCCGCGAAGTCCGCGGATGCGATCGTGGTGCTGACCGAGTGGCCGGAGTTCGGTGATCTCGACTGGTCGGCGATCGCCGACCATGCGCCGGGGGCGGTGGTCGTCGACACGCGTCGGCTGCTCGATCCCGGCGCGGTCAGATCCGCCGGACTCGGTTACCTGGGCAGCGGGTGCCCGGATGGATTCTGA
- a CDS encoding SDR family oxidoreductase, producing MADHSHPNPGAVLITGGASGLGAAVADAVRQRGGTPLVIDKDRPADGIAHVCADLADTDAVDAAVATLADEAGGPFTGVFTAAGIDACGTLRDVPAKEWERVVMVNLLGTAAVVRSALPHLSNGRSRIVTCASTLGIKAVSDATAYCASKFGVVGFTRALAAELAGDIGVTLLIPGGMHTAFFDSRTEQYKPPPDAKLNQPADVAAAVLFALSQPPGCEIRELVVCASTESSWP from the coding sequence ATGGCAGACCACTCACACCCCAACCCCGGCGCGGTGCTGATCACCGGCGGCGCCTCCGGCCTCGGGGCGGCGGTCGCCGACGCGGTGCGGCAGCGCGGCGGGACACCGCTGGTGATCGACAAGGACCGCCCCGCCGACGGCATCGCGCACGTCTGCGCGGACCTGGCCGACACGGACGCCGTGGACGCCGCGGTCGCGACACTGGCCGACGAGGCCGGCGGCCCGTTCACCGGAGTGTTCACCGCGGCAGGCATCGACGCCTGCGGCACCCTGCGCGACGTCCCCGCCAAGGAATGGGAGCGCGTGGTCATGGTGAACCTGCTCGGCACCGCCGCGGTCGTCAGGTCGGCGCTGCCGCACCTGTCGAACGGCCGCAGCCGCATCGTCACGTGCGCGTCGACACTCGGCATCAAAGCGGTCAGCGACGCGACCGCCTACTGCGCATCGAAGTTCGGGGTCGTCGGGTTCACCCGCGCCCTGGCCGCCGAACTCGCCGGCGACATCGGGGTCACTCTGCTGATCCCGGGCGGCATGCACACCGCGTTCTTCGACAGCCGCACCGAGCAGTACAAGCCCCCGCCGGACGCCAAGCTCAACCAGCCCGCCGATGTGGCCGCGGCCGTGCTGTTCGCGCTCTCGCAACCGCCCGGCTGTGAGATACGGGAACTCGTCGTGTGCGCGTCCACGGAATCGTCATGGCCCTAG
- a CDS encoding glycosyltransferase family 9 protein, whose product MALAADDGEPRTIVVLRALGLGDLLTAVPALRGLRRRYPDARITLAAPERYRELALHTGAVDEVVDTPALGPVRGVAERPDLAVNLHGRGPESIAALLALRPRMLFTHRHDDFPQTAGPQWQADKHEVDRWCQMLHWAGIVCRADDLHIERPPGYPDHSDTVVIHPGAGAPARQWPVQRFAEVAAALAGQGVPVVITGSPAEAELVKEVRSAAGLPESAIWPVTSDLLALVALIADCRLLICGDTGVGHIATATGTPSVLLFGPTPPQHWGPRGHGCHVTLWAGDRGDPHADTPDAGLLLLTAPRVLSAARDVLAQCP is encoded by the coding sequence ATGGCCCTAGCCGCCGACGACGGCGAGCCGCGGACCATCGTGGTGCTGCGGGCGCTCGGGCTCGGCGACCTGCTCACGGCCGTGCCCGCGCTGCGCGGGCTGCGCCGGCGTTATCCGGACGCCAGGATCACGCTGGCCGCGCCCGAACGCTACCGCGAACTGGCTCTGCACACCGGAGCGGTCGACGAGGTGGTCGACACCCCCGCGCTCGGTCCGGTTCGCGGGGTGGCGGAGCGGCCGGACCTCGCGGTCAACCTGCACGGCCGAGGACCGGAGTCGATCGCCGCACTGCTGGCACTGCGTCCCAGGATGCTGTTCACCCATCGGCACGACGACTTCCCCCAGACCGCCGGCCCACAGTGGCAAGCCGACAAGCACGAGGTGGACCGCTGGTGCCAGATGCTGCACTGGGCCGGCATCGTCTGCCGCGCAGACGATCTACACATCGAACGGCCACCGGGTTATCCCGACCACTCGGACACCGTCGTGATCCACCCCGGTGCCGGCGCTCCGGCCCGGCAGTGGCCGGTACAGCGATTCGCCGAGGTCGCCGCGGCACTGGCCGGGCAGGGCGTCCCGGTGGTCATCACCGGCTCACCCGCCGAGGCCGAGCTCGTGAAAGAGGTCCGGTCTGCGGCGGGATTGCCTGAGTCGGCGATCTGGCCGGTGACGTCCGACCTGCTCGCACTGGTCGCGTTGATCGCCGACTGTCGACTGCTGATCTGCGGAGACACCGGTGTCGGTCACATCGCGACCGCCACCGGGACCCCGTCGGTGCTGCTGTTCGGCCCCACCCCGCCGCAGCACTGGGGCCCGCGCGGCCACGGATGCCACGTCACGCTGTGGGCCGGCGATCGCGGAGACCCGCACGCCGACACCCCGGACGCCGGCCTGCTGCTGCTGACGGCTCCGCGGGTGCTGTCCGCGGCCCGAGACGTACTGGCGCAGTGCCCATGA
- a CDS encoding CheR family methyltransferase encodes MNSLPDDDEQEAFEALLRYIRDARGFDFTGYKRTSLMRRVRHRMDQAGFTTFEEYLDTLQASADEFAALFNTVLINVTSFFRDPAAWDYLRKEVVPTLLAERSTTEPIRVWSAGCASGQEAYSLAMILAEEMGVEEFRQRVKIYATDVDEEALNEARAASYDAKAVESVPEELLDRYFESVHGRHVFRKDLRRAVIFGRNDLVKDAPISRVDLLVCRNTLMYLNADTQRNVLGRLHFALAPSGVLLLGHAEMLLSHTDRFTPLNLKHRVFRKAAVAGDSGERHSAATMLERHGDVSDLASIRDLAFRASPVAQIVVTGDDTLAMINQQAESTFGLSQRDIGRLLRDLDLSYRPVELRTYLEQARVERRAARIQDVQWRRPGAETVWFEIHVNPLVDLNNGLLGISVVFFDVTSTRALLDTVVQTNGKLETAYEELQSTNEELETTNEELQSTVEELETTNEELQSTNEELETMNEELQSTNDELHTINEALRESSLELAESTAFIESLVGSIGLALMIVDRQMRVVVWNRGCEELWGLRQDEVIGKPLPGLDIGLPADEVKPLIGRVFVDGDLSEQTTVEAVNRRGRAARIRLMCTAFRSGDGAVNGAVLLMEVLPGL; translated from the coding sequence TTGAACTCACTGCCTGACGACGATGAGCAAGAGGCCTTCGAGGCGCTGTTGCGATACATCCGCGACGCCCGAGGTTTCGACTTTACCGGCTACAAGCGCACCTCGCTGATGCGCCGGGTGCGCCATCGGATGGACCAGGCCGGCTTCACGACGTTCGAGGAGTACCTCGACACGCTGCAGGCCAGCGCCGACGAGTTCGCCGCACTGTTCAACACCGTGCTGATCAACGTCACGAGCTTCTTCCGCGACCCCGCGGCGTGGGACTACCTGCGCAAAGAAGTGGTGCCGACGCTGCTGGCCGAACGCAGCACGACCGAGCCCATCCGGGTCTGGAGCGCCGGCTGCGCGTCGGGCCAGGAGGCGTACTCGCTGGCGATGATCCTCGCCGAGGAGATGGGAGTCGAGGAATTCCGGCAGCGGGTCAAGATCTATGCCACCGATGTGGACGAGGAGGCCCTGAACGAGGCGCGTGCGGCGTCCTACGACGCCAAAGCCGTGGAGTCGGTGCCCGAAGAACTCCTCGACCGTTACTTCGAGTCGGTCCACGGCAGGCACGTCTTCCGCAAGGACTTGCGGCGTGCCGTCATCTTCGGGCGCAACGATCTGGTCAAGGATGCACCGATTTCGCGGGTGGACCTGCTGGTGTGCCGCAATACGCTGATGTATCTGAACGCCGACACCCAGCGAAATGTCTTGGGGCGGTTGCATTTCGCGCTGGCGCCCAGCGGCGTGCTGTTGCTCGGGCACGCCGAGATGCTGCTCAGCCATACCGACCGGTTCACTCCGCTGAACCTGAAGCATCGTGTCTTCCGCAAGGCAGCGGTCGCGGGCGACAGCGGTGAACGGCACTCGGCCGCCACGATGCTCGAGCGCCACGGCGACGTGTCCGATCTGGCCTCGATCCGCGATCTGGCGTTCCGGGCCAGCCCGGTCGCACAGATCGTCGTCACCGGCGACGACACCCTGGCCATGATCAACCAGCAGGCGGAGAGCACGTTCGGCCTCTCACAACGCGACATCGGCCGGCTGCTGCGCGATCTCGACCTGTCCTACCGTCCGGTGGAACTGCGGACCTACCTGGAACAGGCCCGAGTGGAGCGGCGCGCCGCCCGCATCCAGGACGTGCAGTGGCGCAGACCGGGCGCGGAGACCGTGTGGTTCGAAATCCACGTGAACCCCTTGGTGGACCTCAACAACGGGCTGCTCGGGATCTCGGTGGTGTTCTTCGACGTCACCTCCACGCGCGCATTGCTGGACACCGTCGTGCAGACCAACGGCAAGCTGGAGACCGCCTACGAGGAACTGCAGTCGACGAACGAGGAACTGGAGACCACCAACGAGGAGCTCCAGTCCACCGTCGAAGAGCTGGAGACCACCAACGAGGAGCTTCAATCGACCAACGAAGAACTCGAGACCATGAACGAGGAGTTGCAGTCGACCAACGACGAACTGCACACCATCAACGAGGCGCTGCGGGAAAGCAGCCTCGAGCTCGCGGAATCGACGGCGTTCATCGAGTCGCTGGTCGGTTCGATCGGCCTGGCCCTGATGATCGTGGACCGGCAGATGCGTGTGGTCGTGTGGAACCGCGGATGCGAGGAGCTGTGGGGCCTGCGACAGGACGAGGTCATCGGCAAGCCGCTGCCCGGCCTGGACATCGGGCTTCCCGCTGACGAGGTCAAGCCCCTCATCGGGCGGGTGTTCGTCGACGGCGACCTCAGCGAGCAGACCACCGTGGAGGCCGTGAACAGGCGGGGGAGAGCCGCGCGTATCCGCCTGATGTGTACGGCCTTCCGCTCAGGTGACGGTGCGGTCAACGGGGCGGTGCTGCTGATGGAGGTCCTGCCCGGCCTCTAG